The region TGCCGGCGCCCACATGTTCCCCGCCACGGCCTACTGGCATGCCGTCGAGCCCGGGGAGTGCCTGATCTCCAACGGGCTGGCGACCATGGGCTTCGCCCTGCCGGCGGCCATCGCGGCTGCCCTGGTCCACCCCGGGCGCCGGATCGTCTGCTTCACGGGCGACGGCGGGCTCATGATGGTTGCCGCCGAACTGGAGACGGCGGCCCGGCTCGGGCTGCCCATCGTCATCGTCGTCTTCGACGACGCGACCTTGTCCCTAATCCAGGTCAAGCAGGAGCAGCGAGGCCAGGCCGGCACCGCCATGCGGTACACGGGCCCCGAGTTTCCGGGGCTGGCGGGCGCCTTCGGGATCAGGGCGTGGGCGGCGCGGAGCGATGGCGAGATGGCGGAGGCGCTGGTGGCGGCGCAGCGTGGGCCCGGCCCGGCGCTCATCGCCGCGCGCGTCGACGCCTCGGGCTACCGGAGAGCACTCGAGATCGTCCGCGGCGCGCCCCCCGGGCCGGCGGTCGCCAAGTGACGCGCCGCAAGGTATAATCCGCGTATGGCATTCCTCTCGGCGCGCGACGAGCAGGCCGTGAAGAGCGAGTTCACCAAGCTGACGGGGCCGGTGAAGCTGACGGTCTTCGCCTCCGAGCTGGGGCCGGAGACCAACGCCCAGACGGTGGCGCTCGCGCGGGAAGTGGCGGCACTCTCCGACAAGCTGTCGGTGGAGGTCCTCAACCCCTTCATCGACAAGGAGCAGACCGCGGTTTACGGCGTGGAGGTGACGCCCGCGCTGGCCGTGGAGGGAGCCGAGGACTACGGCATCCGCTTCCTCGGCATCCCGGGCGGCTACGAGTTCGCCAACCTCATCGACGCCATCGTGGTCGCCTCCTCGGCCACACCGGGTCTGAGCGAGGCGACGCTGACGGCGCTGTCGGCTCTGCAGGAAGATGTCACCATCAAGGTGTTCACGACGCCCACCTGACCGCACTGCCCCCGGGCCGTGCGCCTGGCTCATCACATGGCCGTTGCCTCGCCGAGGATCACCGCCGAGTGCATCGAGGCCACCGAGTTCCCGGAGCTGTCGCAGCGCTACCGCGTGATGGCGGTACCGAAGATCGTCATCAACGACCGCGTCCAGTTCGAGGGAGCGCTGCCGGAGGGAGAGTTCCTCGGCAAGGTCCTCGAGGCCGTGAACGGCGGCAAGAAGGAGGAGGGGTAGATGAGCGGCGAGGGCTGGCTGTTCGTCGCGTTCTGCGTCGTGTGCCTCGCGGCGATGCGCTGGGTGCTGCCCCGCTTCGGCATCTCGACCTGAGCGGCTCCCACCTCCTGCTCCCGTGAGGAGCCCGGACCGGAAGCTCCGAAGCCCGACGTCCCCGCCGCCCGCCGCTGAGCTGCTCTTCGCCTACGGGACCCTCATGCGTGGGTTCCCGCTCCACCATCTCCTCGCCGGCCGCGCGCAGTACCTGGGCTCGGGCTCGGTGCCCGCACGGCTGCTGGACCTCGGGTCCTATCCCGGCGCCGTCGCCGATCCTGCGGGCGCGGTACGGGGCGAGCTGTACCGCGTGCCGTCGGCGGCGCTGTGGAGAGCTCTGGACTGGGCGGAGGGACCTCAGTATGATCGCGGAGGCGTCACCGTGACGCTGGACGACGGCCAGGAGGTGCCGGCGCTCATGTACTGGTACCGCGGGTCGCCGGACCGCGGGATCCCGATCCCTGGCGGCGACTACCGAGCCGCCGGGCCCGCTCGTTCCTTTCACCGGAGCAAGAGACCCGAGGAGGCGACCGATGGCGCTTGACCCGGCGGTGCTCGTCAAGGACGACCAGGACCACCTGATCCACCCGCTGCATCACCCGAGCGATCACCTGGAGCCGATGATCTACGTGCGCGGGCGGGGCGCCGTGCTCACCGACATCCAGGGGCGCGAGTACATCGACGGGCTGGCGGGGCTGTGGAACGTCAACGTGGGCCACGGCCGGGAGGAGCTGGCCCGGGCCGCCGCCGCGCAGATGAGCGAGCTCGCCTACTACTCCGGCTACTCCGGCTCCTCCAACGTGCCCGCCATCCAGCTCGCCTCCAAGCTCATCTCGCTCGCGTACCCCAACATGCAGGGCGTGTTCTTCACCTCGGGCGGCGCCGAGTCCAACGAGTCGGCGTTCAAGACGGCGCGCTTCTACTGGAAGGCCCGAGGCAAGCCCGACAAGGTGAAGATCATCGCCCGCACGCTCTCCTACCACGGCGTCACGCTGCAGGCCATGAGCGCCACGGGCATGGCGCCCTACTGGAAGATGTTCGAGCCGCGCGTGCCGAACTTCGTCCACATCCCCACCTGCTACCCCTACCGCCAGGAGGGCGCGCGTTCCGGGGAGACGGCGGGGCAGACCGCGGCGCGGCTCCTGGAGGAGGCCATCCTCCGCGAGGGCGCCGACACCGTGGCCGCCTTCATCGCCGAGCCCATCCACGGCGGCGGTGGCGTCCTCTACCCGACCGACGACTACTTCCCGCTGGTCCGCCAGGTGTGCGACCGCCACAGCGTGCTGTTCATCGCCGACGAGGTCATCACCGGGTTCTGTCGCACCGGGCGCTGGTTCGCGCTCGAGCACTGGAATGTCCGGCCCGACATCCTCTCTTTCGCCAAGGGCGTCTCCTCCGGCTATCTGCCCCTGGGCGGCATCATGGTCTCCAAGACGATCAAGGAGACCATGGATTCGGTGAAGCCCGACGACCGCTGGATGCACGCCTACACCTACTCGGGGCATCCCACCTGCTGCGCGGTGGGGCTCGCCAACGTGGCGATCATGGAGCGCGAGCGACTCTGGGAGCGCGCCGCCGTCCTGGGCACGCGGCTTCACGAGGGACTCAAGGCCGCATTCGGCGACCACCCGCATGTGGGCGACATCCGCGGCGGCAAGGGGCTGCTGGCCGCCGTCGAGCTGGTGGAGGACCGGGGCAGCAAGGCCGCCTTCGCCGCCGACAAGAAGATCGGTAACCGCGTGATCCAGGAGATGACCAAGCGGGGCGTGATCACCCGTAACCGGCTCGACAACATCTTCTTCTCGCCGCCGCTGGTGATCACGGAGGTCCAGGTGGACCGGCTCGTGTCGGTGACCCGGGAGGCCGTCAAGGCCGTCACCGGAGCGTAGCCTGCGCCGGCGGCCCGCGCCCGCGGGGACTTGCGCTCCCGGGGCGCCGGGCCCCGGCGGCCGGCGGGGCCCGGGGCGGAGGGGAGCATGACCGCCGCGGTCGTGATCTATGACGGCGCCTGCGGCCTTTGCCGGCACAGCGTGGACTGGCTCGAGCGGCGGGCTGTGCGCGGGCGCTTCGAGTTCCTGCCCTGCCAGTCCCCGGCGCGGCGCGCCCGCTTTCCGCGGATGGAGGAGCGCGCCTGCCTGGAGGCGATGCAGCTCGTCCTCCCCGACGGCCGCGTGCTGAGCGGGGCCGCGGCGATCCCCGAGATCCTGTGCCGCCTCCGTGGGTGGCGCTGGTTTGCCCCGGTGTTCAGGCTCCCCGGCGTCGGACTCCTGGCTCCTCCCCTGTACCGGTGGGTGGCGCGCCATCGCCACCGGCTCTCGCGCCTCGCGGGACCCTGAGATGCGGGACCTGGCGGGAGGCGTGGCCGTCGTCACGGGCGCCTCGGCGGGCATCGGTGCGGGCACGGCGCGCGCGCTGGGGCGGGCCGGCATGCGTGTGGCCCTCTGCGCCAGACGGCGCGACCGGCTGGAGCGGCTCAGGACCGAGATGCTCGGCACCGGGAGCGAAGCGGCGGCCTACCCCGTGGACGTGACGGATGCGCCGGCGGTCCGCGCCATGGTCGACGACGTCGCCGCGCGCTGGGGACGCATCGACGTCCTGGTCAACAACGCCGGGCGCGGGCTCGCCGCCCGCTTCGAGGACACGACGCCCGAGGAGTTCCGTGAGCTCATGGAGCTCAATGTCCTGGCCGTCGTCACGGCCACCCAGGCCGTCCTGCCCGTGATGCGCCGCCAGGGGCGGGGCCACATCATCAACGTCTCCTCGGTGGTGGGCCGCCGCGGCATCCCCGGGCGCTCGGCCTACGCTGCCACCAAGTTTGCCCTGCGCGGCCTCAGCGAGGCGCTCCGGATGGAGCTGCGCGGCAGCGGCATCGCGGTGAGCCTCGTCTTTCCCATCTACACCCGCACCGAGTTCCATGACGTGGAGCCAAGCCGCATGGTCTTCCCGCGCATGGGCGCCGTCCAGT is a window of Candidatus Rokuibacteriota bacterium DNA encoding:
- a CDS encoding thioredoxin family protein; amino-acid sequence: MAVASPRITAECIEATEFPELSQRYRVMAVPKIVINDRVQFEGALPEGEFLGKVLEAVNGGKKEEG
- a CDS encoding gamma-glutamylcyclotransferase codes for the protein MRGFPLHHLLAGRAQYLGSGSVPARLLDLGSYPGAVADPAGAVRGELYRVPSAALWRALDWAEGPQYDRGGVTVTLDDGQEVPALMYWYRGSPDRGIPIPGGDYRAAGPARSFHRSKRPEEATDGA
- a CDS encoding aspartate aminotransferase family protein — its product is MALDPAVLVKDDQDHLIHPLHHPSDHLEPMIYVRGRGAVLTDIQGREYIDGLAGLWNVNVGHGREELARAAAAQMSELAYYSGYSGSSNVPAIQLASKLISLAYPNMQGVFFTSGGAESNESAFKTARFYWKARGKPDKVKIIARTLSYHGVTLQAMSATGMAPYWKMFEPRVPNFVHIPTCYPYRQEGARSGETAGQTAARLLEEAILREGADTVAAFIAEPIHGGGGVLYPTDDYFPLVRQVCDRHSVLFIADEVITGFCRTGRWFALEHWNVRPDILSFAKGVSSGYLPLGGIMVSKTIKETMDSVKPDDRWMHAYTYSGHPTCCAVGLANVAIMERERLWERAAVLGTRLHEGLKAAFGDHPHVGDIRGGKGLLAAVELVEDRGSKAAFAADKKIGNRVIQEMTKRGVITRNRLDNIFFSPPLVITEVQVDRLVSVTREAVKAVTGA
- a CDS encoding DUF393 domain-containing protein, with product MTAAVVIYDGACGLCRHSVDWLERRAVRGRFEFLPCQSPARRARFPRMEERACLEAMQLVLPDGRVLSGAAAIPEILCRLRGWRWFAPVFRLPGVGLLAPPLYRWVARHRHRLSRLAGP
- a CDS encoding SDR family NAD(P)-dependent oxidoreductase — translated: MRDLAGGVAVVTGASAGIGAGTARALGRAGMRVALCARRRDRLERLRTEMLGTGSEAAAYPVDVTDAPAVRAMVDDVAARWGRIDVLVNNAGRGLAARFEDTTPEEFRELMELNVLAVVTATQAVLPVMRRQGRGHIINVSSVVGRRGIPGRSAYAATKFALRGLSEALRMELRGSGIAVSLVFPIYTRTEFHDVEPSRMVFPRMGAVQSVEQVARAILRCVQRPRPEVYPYWPARLLAVLNATSPGAVDRLIAALRR